Part of the Ignavibacterium album JCM 16511 genome, AAACTTGCTTGAAGAAATTCACAAAGGAAATTTCAGAGAAGACCTTTATCACAGATTAAATGTGATTCCGATTCATGTTCCACCATTAAGAGAAAGAGTTGAAGATATTCCGATTTTAGTAGAACATTTCTGTAAAGAAATTACAGCAAAGCATAAAAAGCCATCAGTTAGATTTACTGATGATGCTATAAAAATTTTGCAGGCACAACCCTGGACTGGAAATGTTCGCGAACTTCGTAACATTGTTGAAAGAATTATTATCATCGTTGACAAAAGAGAAATTACTGCAAAAGATATTGATTTTCTCTTTGCAGGAAGTCAGGCATCTTTGGATAATCTTATCGAAACAAGTAACTCATTTCAGGAATTTAAAGAGAAAGCTGAACGGGCATTTATTCTTAAGCAGCTTAAAGCCAATGACTGGAATATTAGTAAGACTGCTGAAATACTTGATATTCAAAGAAGTCATCTTTATACAAAAATGCGTAAATACGGAATAGAAAAGGAGGAAGAATAATGTCAACCATCTTTTCAAAAATTATCAATCGGGAAATTCCGGCTGATATTATTTACGAATCAGAGAATGTGCTTGCATTCAAGGATATCCGTCCGCAAGCACCTGTACATATTTTGATTATACCCAAAATTGAAATCCCAAAAGTAACAGATATAAAAGGTACCGAACACGCTCAACTACTTGGGGAGATGTTTGATGTTGCAAATAAAATCGCAAAGGATATGGGAGTTGCTGAAGATGGTTTCAGGTTGGTTTTCAATTGTGGTAATAACGGTGGTCAGGAAGTTTATCATTTACATATGCATTTGCTTGGTGGCAGAAAGATGAATTGGCCTCCGGGTTGATTATCAAAAAACTTTTAAATATTATATGCCGACTATATTATTTATTAATGGCTGGAGATTTTTTTTATTTCAATTACTTTTTTTCTTTATAAGGCTTGTCAAAAAAACATAACAGATTATATTTTATTATCTTTAAATAAAAGAAAAGGAGACTTTTATGTCTACGATTAAGGGGAAGTATAAAAAGAAAAAAATTATTCTTAATAAAGAACTTAATCTCAAAGAGAATACTAAAGTCGAGTGTGTTGTTTATCCACAGAATGATTTATCAAATTATTTCGGATTATTTAAAGACAGAATTAAAGAAAGTTCGGTTAAGTATGTTCGAAGAATAAGAAAACCAAGGTTTTCTTGAAATGCTATTAGATTCTGATATATTAATTGATTATTTAAGGGGTGTTGATAAATCCCGTTTATTTCTTGAAAACTCAAAAATTAACTTTCACATTTCATTTCTTTCAAAATTTGAAATATTATCAGGTGCTATCAATAAAAATGAAATTATTAAACTTGAAGCATTTTTAGCAAACTTTGTTACTTTACCTCTTACTAATTCAATAATTTCTAATGCATATGATCTCTTTAAAAAATATCATCTTGCAAACCAAATAGGAATTTTCGATTCAATTATTGCTTCAACTGCTCAATATTTTAATTTACCACTCTGTTCCAGAAACCACAAACATTATAAAATGATTGATGAGATTAAATTAATAATTCCCTATTAAGTGATCCTTTTCAATTTTTTTACTTGCACCTAGAAAAACTGATTCATATCCAAACTTATCACGGATTTTTGTTACTGCCTTAAACATTTTCTTTCTTTTAATTTCATAATCTTCAAACAAAAATTCCTGTTCACTTGTGGGAGAAAAATTTGTAAGACCAACGCCAATTAATCTCACAGCAACTCTTCTTGTTTTTGCTTTTTGTAATAACTCCCAGGCTGTATCAAAAACAATTTTATCATCATCAGTTGGAGAAATGGTTTTCGATCGGACTAATGTCTGAAAATCAATGTAACGAAGTTTAATTTCAATTGTTGATGCTTCCCAACCTCTTTTACGCAATGACTGACAAACTTTTCCTGTTAAATAAAATAGTGTTTGTTTAAGTTCTTCATCACTTGTTACATCTTTACCAAAAGTAGTTTCTCTAGAAATACTTTTTCTTTCTCTTTGAATTTTAAGATACTCAGTCCCCTCACCGTGTGCCTTTCTCCACAAATCAACACCGTATTTACCAAAAGCAACTGAAAAATAATCAGCA contains:
- a CDS encoding histidine triad nucleotide-binding protein, which translates into the protein MSTIFSKIINREIPADIIYESENVLAFKDIRPQAPVHILIIPKIEIPKVTDIKGTEHAQLLGEMFDVANKIAKDMGVAEDGFRLVFNCGNNGGQEVYHLHMHLLGGRKMNWPPG
- a CDS encoding antitoxin AF2212-like protein — encoded protein: MSTIKGKYKKKKIILNKELNLKENTKVECVVYPQNDLSNYFGLFKDRIKESSVKYVRRIRKPRFS
- a CDS encoding type II toxin-antitoxin system VapC family toxin, with protein sequence MLLDSDILIDYLRGVDKSRLFLENSKINFHISFLSKFEILSGAINKNEIIKLEAFLANFVTLPLTNSIISNAYDLFKKYHLANQIGIFDSIIASTAQYFNLPLCSRNHKHYKMIDEIKLIIPY